The region CGGAATCGCTTTTAAATCAGGAAACAAAATCCTTTTGAAAGGCGGTAAAGAATCCTTACTCTCTAATCAAAAGATTGTGAGTTTGTGGCATCAAGCACTGACTGATAATGGAATTTCTAATTCCTGGGTAGAATATTTGAATTATGACAGAATTGAAACACAGGCTTTTCTGGAAAAACCAACACAAAAAGTAGATTTAATCGTTCCTCGTGGTGGTGAAAACCTGATTAATTTTGTCAAAAAACACGCAACTTGTCCCGTAATCGTAAGCGGACGAGGGAACAACTTTGTGTACGTAAATGCAGAAGCTGATTTAGACCAGGCACTTGCTATTATTATCAACGGAAAAACCTCAAACATATCGGTTTGTAATGCTTTGGATAAAGTTTTAATTGACACTAATTTACCCAACTGGGAAGCTTTTGCCAGCAAAATCATTAGCGCATTACAACAACAAAAAGTCACTGTTTTAGGCGATGAAAATATTTCAAAAGCAACAAATGTTCCGCAGATAGAGTCGGACTTGATTTGGTACGAAGAATTTTTAGATTATAAGATTGTCATTGGAACAGTCAATTCAACCCAAGAAGCGATTGACAAAATCAACAAATATTGTGGCGGCCATTCGGCTTCCATAATTACAAAAAACAATATTGTGGCACAAGAATTCATGGAGAATGTGGATACGGCAGCCGTTTATCAAAATGCCTCTACTCGCTTTACAGATGGCGGCCAATTTGGCTTAGGAGGCGAATTAGCGATAAGTACAGACAAATTACATCAAAGAGGACCAATAGGGCTCCAACATTTAGTTACAAATAAGTGGTATATTTATGGTGACGGACAGCTTAGATAGCAGTTGGCAGTGTTCAGTTGTCAGTTCGATTGCAGTCGAGAACAAATTAATGATTATTGATTTTAGATTACTGAATTAAAGAAAGAAAAGAAAAAGTAAAGATTTAAAGATTGAGACAAAGCACTACGAACTTTGCATTTTTAAACATTTCTATTATTAAAAACTTTGCGCCCTTTGCGGTTAAAAAGAAAGCATAAAATGAGTAAGAAAAGAATATTATTAAAACTGGGAAGCAATACCTTAACAAAGGAAACTAATTTTATTTCGAGAGGAAAAATCGAAGATATCGGTATCCAAATAGCAGCGCTCAAGGACGATTATGAGTTCGTAATTGTGAGCTCTGGCGCCATTGCTGCGGCAAAACAATTTGTAAAACTGGAAAGTCAGGATCAAGAAGTTTTTGTCAAACAAGCACTGGCCTCTATTGGTCAACCTCAATTGATGCGGATTTACCAAGAGAATTTCAGTGATTTGGGCTTACTCACTTCACAATGTTTATTATCCTATTCTGATTTTGAGAAAGAACAATCTAGAATCAATATTGTAAACACGATTAATGTATTGGTCAAAAACGATTATATCCCAATCATTAATGAAAATGATACGGTGGCAACGGACGAAATCCAGTTTGGCGACAACGACAAATTAGCTGCTTTAACAGCCGTTTTATTGAATGCAGACCTATTAATTATTGCAACCAATACCAATGGAATTTACACCAAATCGACTATAAACAATAAAACCCCTGAAACAATTCCTGTGGTAAGTGATCTGGGATCTTTGCAAAAAGAAATTGGTGATTCTAAGTCCTCACATGGAACTGGAGGAATGCAATCTAAAATTGAAGCTTCGGCTATTGCCAAAGAAGCCAATATAGAGACTTGGATTGTAAATGGTTTAGAAGATCATTTTATTTTGAAAGCATTAAAAAACGAAATTTCATTTACAAAGATTGTATAAATGTTGATCCGGTTAATCGTTAATTCGGTTAATCGACTCAACATCACGAGCAAAGTAAATTGACGAAATAAAGAACTGATTAAACAACAAAACAATGAACTATACAGCAATAAAAGACATTGATTCACTCGAAACATGGGTGAAACAAGCGTTAAAAATCAAAAAAAATCCGCTTAAAAATAAAAAGCTAGGAAAAAACAAAACATTAGTAATGTTGTTTTTCAATTCCAGTTTAAGAACGCGTTTGAGTACTCAAAAGGCAGCCATCAATTTAGGAATGAACGTGATGGTCATGAACTTTGGCAGCGAGGGTTGGACACTTGAATATGAAGATGGAGCTATAATGAATCAAGGCGCTTCAGAGCACATCAAAGAAGCTGCAGCAGTAGTTTCTCAATATGCTGATATTATTGCCATTAGAGCATTTGCCGGATTAGTAGACAAAGAAAAAGACAATGCCGAAACGGTGATGGCTGGTTTTCTAAAACACGCTACTGTGCCTATTGTAAATATGGAAAGCTGTACCGGTCACCCATTACAATCTTTGGCAGATGCTATCACAATGGAAGAACACAAAACCAAGCACAAACCTAAAGTAGTTTTAACTTGGGCACCACATCCAAGAGCTTTGCCTCAGGCGGTTCCAAACTCTTTTGTAGAAATGATGCAAAAGCAGGAGGAGATG is a window of Flavobacterium acetivorans DNA encoding:
- a CDS encoding glutamate-5-semialdehyde dehydrogenase → MNQLLAIEKRNAVLNLMAFLLEQERKSIQVINQQDLSNYVGDDLAMEKRLLVDDAKIDAMILSLQQLSNQEDPVGKLRFDFTHENGMKIHNKTAAFGTILIIYESRPDVTVEAGGIAFKSGNKILLKGGKESLLSNQKIVSLWHQALTDNGISNSWVEYLNYDRIETQAFLEKPTQKVDLIVPRGGENLINFVKKHATCPVIVSGRGNNFVYVNAEADLDQALAIIINGKTSNISVCNALDKVLIDTNLPNWEAFASKIISALQQQKVTVLGDENISKATNVPQIESDLIWYEEFLDYKIVIGTVNSTQEAIDKINKYCGGHSASIITKNNIVAQEFMENVDTAAVYQNASTRFTDGGQFGLGGELAISTDKLHQRGPIGLQHLVTNKWYIYGDGQLR
- the proB gene encoding glutamate 5-kinase — translated: MSKKRILLKLGSNTLTKETNFISRGKIEDIGIQIAALKDDYEFVIVSSGAIAAAKQFVKLESQDQEVFVKQALASIGQPQLMRIYQENFSDLGLLTSQCLLSYSDFEKEQSRINIVNTINVLVKNDYIPIINENDTVATDEIQFGDNDKLAALTAVLLNADLLIIATNTNGIYTKSTINNKTPETIPVVSDLGSLQKEIGDSKSSHGTGGMQSKIEASAIAKEANIETWIVNGLEDHFILKALKNEISFTKIV
- a CDS encoding N-acetylornithine carbamoyltransferase, with product MNYTAIKDIDSLETWVKQALKIKKNPLKNKKLGKNKTLVMLFFNSSLRTRLSTQKAAINLGMNVMVMNFGSEGWTLEYEDGAIMNQGASEHIKEAAAVVSQYADIIAIRAFAGLVDKEKDNAETVMAGFLKHATVPIVNMESCTGHPLQSLADAITMEEHKTKHKPKVVLTWAPHPRALPQAVPNSFVEMMQKQEEMDFVITHPEGYELNPEITKDSKIEYDQNKAFENADFIYAKNWSNYKQYGQITNSDPNWTVTAEKMALTNNAKFMHCLPVRRNVIVTDEVIDSENSIVIQQANNRTYAAQLVLQKILKNSSASLEKSKSKAKKDK